In Palaemon carinicauda isolate YSFRI2023 chromosome 1, ASM3689809v2, whole genome shotgun sequence, the genomic stretch ttggactccattatctcgttaatgaatcaataacaaacttgaacaaatatcagaaaatatatggcaaattatctaaccctgattcaaatataacatacactaaatgctagacaatttgaccacgtgctcttaaataAATCTGGTCACGAAACAGATTATTTGGtaaacactccaagtaattcagtaccttaccctgctcaccaaataactttggacacgtgccagctatactagaatgactttgacgccgaccaccaaccacgtgaactttatcgcaatttatctttaacatccaaaaaaattctttgtgaatcgttatggcatccggttcgttcgaaggaccagaatgtggtgaaacactggggatgataactttctttaaactgtaaaccctcgtgcaccagctttgcacgaggccaagttacagaactgagaaacaaacttacttaagagacatctgccgtttacctttgattcaaactatatttcctgcaccgattcttttgggggtgatgccacacgggttcacaaagactcaattaaaagtttgacatatatttaatatttaaagtacacaaacaaaaatcatcagagttacgttaaagagcgaacattaacattaccacaaatgaacaaaatttacgttacttgataaaaattaaacaaatatcaaacggggttacagagtattcttataagaacattgctgcaacaatgcgatggttcacgaggtgatgatggtggtcggattcaggagaatatcttctaagtacttgccttttggagtccgctgaTAGAAACCCGCCCgtgtcacatttccaccctggaagagaactcgggaggagtacaatgttgtcacatttacaaatttgcaagagttacgtaacaaacatcaagtgatttaattgtaacccaacatacaaaaaaaaggggtttcgtccagaaagcaagtttaaattactggcatgtgcccttacaataatcaaacaatatatatatatatatatatatatatatatatatatatatatatatatatatatatatatatatatatatctccacaggaagaagtttgacaacaatgggatgatacgttatcttatctgatctagatggataaaatttgcaagaaaggtagcttattactttaaatattattatactaattcatacaaactcattgatatagttaatataataaaactacttctgtggagcaaattaatcacatttaaacatatattcatagaaactgggaaataccttaGAAAAGAAATACttgtaaaactaagaatatttttattcaaagggaataaatgtcaatttttgacaaagTCCTTGTTACTGACAAGATTAACGTATCGATGGACTACATGATGCCTTCGGACTGGCTGGAGAGATGGCCACATATGGCAGACATAGAGCTGCATAGTATACCAACGGACCACGAACAGGTTGAGCTCGTGATCAGGTTAGACACAACTCTTAACCGAGTCTCTGGAGCAATGCCACGGCACTGCCAACGAACCATCCACCTACCTAACCAAGCTTGGTTGAGAGGTTTTTGGTCCTACTGGAGACCGGTCTGCATTGGAAGTCTCACCTGTGCCTCATGTTCATTGAAAATTCAATGCTCAAAACTTGACAGATCTACTGCAGAGTCATTTTAATTGAGTCTTCTTAGAAAAGGAATCACTTTCCAGATTGGAAGGTTCCCTAGAGGATAAGAGATTCTTGACCACCTTGAATAACACGACACAGCATCGAGATGGAAAGTACATGGCCAAGCTTCCATTCAAGGACTCTACTCTACCTGATGATATGAATATGGCGATTCAACGAGCTCAAAGCTTGAAGAGAAGACTAGACAACGACGAAGCTTACAATACATCCTACGTAGCTCAGATGGAGAAATATACGAATAAGGGCTACGTTGAAAGGGTTCCTGTGAGTCAACTGGACAGGAAGAACAGGCACGTATGGCTCATGCCGCACCATTCTGTCAGGTATCCTTTCAAGCAGAAAGACAGAGTGGTCTTCGATCTGAAGGCACGGCACCGAAGAACATCTCTCAATGAACATCTGATGCAAGGCCCCGACCTCACCAATAGACTGACGGGCATTCTCCTACTTTTTAGAGAGGGTCAACCTGACATCACAGCGGACATGCAGGAGATGTTCCATCATGTGAAGGTGCCTGTAGAGGACAGAGACTGCCTGAGATACCTCTGGTGGCCAGAAGGTGACACCAGCAAGGAACTGCAAATCTTCAGAATGACGCCGCATGTTTTTAGCGCAAGATCATCACCGAGCGTCATTAACTTCTGCTTATGCAAAACAGCCCAGGATTTCGGAAGCAAGTACAACGAAGAAGCTTCTAACTCTATACACCGCAACTTCTACATTGATAACCTCCTCAAGGCAATGGACGATGAGGAAGAATGCATCGAAGTGACCAGAGATCTGATCAATCTGTGTGGGGATGGAGGTTTCCGCCTTAACCAATGGACCTCCAGCAGCAAGCGAATTCTAGCTGCGATCCCCGAAGAAGAACGAGATGACTCGGTGGCTGTCCTAGGCCTGATTAAAGATAAACTGCCAACTAAACAATCCCTGGGGATCCATTGGAATATGAGCATAGACGTATTCACGTTCAGAATCATTCTTAAAGACAAGTCCTTCAACTGATGGGGTGTGCTCTCCATTGTTGCATCGACTTATGACCCCTTAGGCTACTTATCCCTAGTCACTTTGACTGTGCAGATCCTGTTGCAAGAAATGTGCCGAAGGAAGCTCTCGTTGGATGAGGAGATGTCTGCTGATGAACTCGTTTGAGGGAAGGCCTGGCTTGCGCAACTGCCACAACTGGAAGAGTTCCAACTGTGAAGGTCCTTCATACCACCAGACTTTTGAGATGTTGACACCCTTCAGCTTCACCACTTTGCAGACGCAAGTCAGACAGGCTATGGTGTAGTCTCTTGTATGTGTGCAGTTGGTATTGACAGAAAGATCCATTGCACTCTTGTTATAGAACGAGCGAGAATCGCCTCTCTGAAAAGGACCACCATCCCTCATCTTGAGCTGACGgcgactgctgttgctgctgttgttgctgctcaGATGGACTCGAAGCTGAAGATTGAGCTTGATCTGAAACTGGTCCCACCAGTCTTCTGGACTGATAGCACGCCAGTGCTGAAATATCTCAGAAATCCGACTGCAAGGTATCAGACCTTTTGTGGAAAACAGGGTCAATCTCATTAGAGATACATCAGATATTACAGCTTGGAGATACGTCAATAGTACTGCGAATCTAGCAGACCTTGCTTCACGTGGCCTCTCTGTCGGTGACTTCCTTCAGTCATCTTTATGGTTTTCAAGACCAGATTTCAAGATGGATGAAACGCACTGGCCAACCATGCCTGAAGACGTGGCCAGAGGAGAGCTTTATCCAGACGCCGAGGTGAAGAACCAACATTCATTAAATTGATAGTGATGGAATTCTCCTCCTGGTTGAAGTTTGTCAGGACCATCGCGTGGATGACATACAGCAGCGACTCGCTCTCAAGTGTGAAGTTGCGTACCGCAGAGAACTTGATCTGGAGACTGACCAAAAAACCAAGAGTACAAAGAAGGGTTAAGCACCCTCTCAAAGTAGGGAATATCGCTGAAGACCATTTCTCGAAGATGGATTGCTCTGCATCGGTGGTCAATTGCAGAAGTCAATACTGGCAGATACAGTCAAGCATCCGATCATCCTACCCAGTAGGTCTACAACGGTCGAGCTTATGATGAGAGCCACGCACAAGTCCTGCGGCCATTGTGGCCTGAACCACCTGATGATCCAGTTGAGGACAAACTATTGAATCGTTCGCAGAAATGCGATAGTCAAGACTGTCATCCGGGAATGCCTAGTCTGTTGCAGACTAAATCGTCATCCTGTAGTTCAGGTGATGGCTGAACTGCCATACGACTGTTTTTGTCCAGATGAACCCCCATTTACTAACACTGGGTCGGACTGCTTCAGACCATTCTTAGTGAAACAAGGAAGGACCACAGTGAAGCGTTGGGGTGCTATCTTTACGTGCCTTGCCTCACGAGCAGTCCAcctggaagtgattgatacaatgGAACAAGACTCTTTCATCAATGCCATCAGGTGTGTCGTCTGATAATGGGACCAACATTGTGGCCACGGAACGAGAGCTAAGAGAAGCTCTTCATGGCTTCAACGATGAAGAAATCAGAGACACTCTCTCAATCCAAGGCATAGAGTGGATCTTTCATCCACCACATGCATTACACTTTGGCGGAGTGTGGGAGCATCTGATCAGGTCCGTCTGTCTCCAACAAGTCCCGACTAACGAAACGCTTCGCACTCTGTTCTGCGAAGTGGAGGCTGTCGGTAACAGCCAACCTCTGACGATGATCAACGACGACCCGAACTGCCCTGCCCTTCTCACGCCTAACATGATCCTGACTTTGAAAGGGTTGCCCAATCCCTTCACGTccacatgaaaaaaaaaggaaatgtatgtGAAGAGGCGATGGAGACAGGCACAGTTCCTTGCTGATGAATTCTGGTGCAGGTGGATAAAGGTGTATCTCCCCATGCTCTAGGAGCGCCAAAAGTGGTCAGTCCCAAAGCGTGATGTCGTTCTAACACTGGACGAGCAACTTCCCAGATGCAGCTGGCCTCAAGGGAAAGTCATAGAGGTCGCTCAGAATGCTGACGGTCGTGTGGGTCAAGCCTTGATCAAGACAGAGAACGGTGAGTTTAGAAGGCCCGTGCAGAAACTGtgccttctcttggaaaatgataaAGGCGATGACATAAAGTGATTTATGTGAGATGTAATGAGTGAACGCCAAGCACTGCTCGTTACATTTGTAAATATTGAATTTACTATTTGAGTTGAAAGTTAGCAAGGTCATTTGAATGAAGTAACCCAAGCGATGCCATATCTACGGAAATATTTAGCCCATGACCAAATAGCGGGCGGTGAAAGATACGCCATAATGTATTTCCAAGAAATTATTGTGTTCTTTGCTAACACATGAAGATTAATTTAGTTTCCCTCattacgttctccaggaccaactccaagtgccgaaaacataaccttatatgggcaGAGCTGTGTTCTAGCTCCACGATTGGTCGTCTCAGAGTGGCTTCTCGCTCCAGACGGAGTGATGTCGCGGCCTCGGACAGTGGCAGTGCATGTCTGTCCGCCGTGGTGTGAGCATCTCTGCGCTCGCCTGTCTGTGTTGACTGACACTGTAATCTAGGAGTGTCTCTCTGTGTGTGAAGGACCAATTACACATTTGGCTTGACAACTAATCACTCGCAGGCAATTAACGGCACCATCTGAGAATTTTTTCTTGAACTGAACCTGAAATagaattggcgttgggaaaagatgtaagtctgTAATCtattgtaatgaaccctattgTGATTAATGTAATCCTATACTattgctgtattttttttattgacgaGCTGTCTTTTTGTTTGCAGCTAAAACTTTGTCCGATATACAAGTTATAatgttcattatatataattatagtagaCGTGAGTTTCAAGATCTACGCGCTAATAACTTAGAATTTTAGCCAAGAGAGTGAACCCCTCTCTGGTGTTCTACACTTATCGTAGTGGATGTTGAGTTTCTAAGTATGGGAAAATAAGGTTTTTATGTATGACTttgtaggaagttctattaaccataataattacctggaacatagatgaagaattgttagtaattatttctcagctgatcccatcttttgtcgtcaatttttcttggtgggaatTAATAAGtcggtattcttaaaatacaagtttaatgcaacttatgactacattgctctttgacagctgactcctaagtgtgtgtggagcgtcatacacaatctgacaaaaccaaaacattgctaaacaaaagagcatcgctctgaaaagacttaaatcctactccagtacaaaactataaagaattacatcctatctctgaggtaatcaacaaatgttcgaatcctaataccaaaacaaatcattacacttatgtacaaagcataacatgttttattcatgcaatatgatgcaatgttgcgcaatacctgcaacacttgaaataacatagtacattattacaataatacataacaaaggTAAGTAATACACTGTTCCATAACTATGAGGCTCAAACGATATGGATTCAATGGGGATTCTATCATTACAGGGTTTTCTATACCTATACACTTAAAAGTAAGTGATAGGGCATTGACTTCTCAGGGACTTGTTCTTTCATGAGACCAGGTTACATGACTAAGGTTAACAGCAGGGGCATAAAGCCTACTTCAAGGGGGTCCACTATAGATCTGTTATTGGCACTTCCTCTGAAATGCTACTTAAGGCGGCGCTGACAAAGTAGAATTATATTAACTGGGTGCTGACAACACAGTATTAAAAACGAGGATTGAACAACAGAGGGAACTgagacaaaattataaaaattgtgATTTACCTACAGGACATTTATACAAACTGGCAATTTTTGAGGTCTAAAATTCAAAAATGTAACTTTAGTGGTACACTCGTTGGTAGCGTGCTGCAAGGATAAACATTTATTGCAATGTCGCAATTAATTTAGACTCACTTTTGGATTGGTCAGATCAAGATAATGGGGACATTACTTAGCATGTGGTCAGTACGGCCACAGAAAATACATTTATCATGAATAGTACTATCACTACTAGTAGTAACTCTTAGGGGCTCATGAGATTGTCTCGACTTCACTGCAACACTTGACGTGACATGGGTTGTAACAGATCTAACTTTGAGTTTATGAGTATACTGTTCTTTTTACGGAGGTGATTATTGACGTTAATTAAATAATTACTCAGATTGTCAGCACTAGGAGGTTTAATGAGAACTTTTGAGTTACCAAGGTCAGTTAACAATTTCACCAGCTGCTTCATACATGCATTCTCTCACAGACCACCTTTTAATTCCTGTAAGGTTATGGAGGTGCTATTATATCAACAGTAAATGGTTTCAAGGAGTGAGTGATTTAATTCAATTATAAGGACATATTCTAATAGATCCTCTGACATATGGAAGTCAATAACTTGGACATATTTTCTTCGACATTATTACATTCTATTAGGAAGCGTCTAAGGTCAGGTCCATCATGAACATGAGAATTTATACAGTAAAGTTTATTACACAATAAATGCATATCAAGACCAAGGGACTCATACTGTTTTATTGAAATGATTGATTGTTCGTTCATGTAATCCCGCAGTCCATATTCTATAATTCCGACGGGCCTATGTGCTTGTCCTTTAAAACCATGCAAAAGGATTTCATATTTATTGGCTGAGGAGTATTTGGGGGATTTGTGGATAGATTGGCAAAAGAGACGCCACATTGTTGTGGTTTACAGAACGAGAAGTCTTGATGGGTGTCTTTATAGAATAAAAGGAGTAcccttgcggctccagggaatatACCTGCAAGTAAAACCTAATTCTGCCATATACAATAATTGATTTAATGATTGGAAATTCTGCAAAGGCTCTGCCAGTCGTAAAATAAAATTCCTAGTCAAACAGACTTGAAAATTATACAGAGATGTAAATAGAATATGGATAAATTCTAATACACAAAATTTATTCAAGATTAGTACATAACTTATCCTACAATATGCTGCTTAAGGAAATAAGAACCAATGCATGCAGACAACTAATTTGTACCGTAGAAAGCTGCCTGTCGTGACGTCATGAGCCAGAATCTTGACAAATAATGTAGAACATGGAGAGGGTACCTTTAATAAATCATGCATGAGAAACAAGAAAACAGAAAGGGTAACTAAAATATGTCATGCACaagataaatagaaatagaaaagatgaataaaattaaattatgaatataattcttcacaatacacacacacacctatatatatatatatatatatatatatatatatatatatatatatatatatatacagtcatcccTCGTTATTCGTGGTTTCTGTCTTAACGGATTCACTCATTCCCAATACAAAGAAttgtataacctattaaataaaaatcacATATTTGCAATTTCAAAATAAGTACTCTCTTAGCATGACGACTTCAAGCCAACCACGCTCCTTTGTACCTGGCATGTTTTGCACAGTTTCCCTCAACACATCACAACACCCAATCACTCACTGACTCGGCctcagtcttgcattgtctctcctcTGTGTGCATCTCCTGGTTCAGTCCTTTTTATGTAGTCATGTTGTGATGTAGAAAAGTGATGTAAAAATAACCTTTACATATCCAGTGTGTTTATAGTCATTTTAGTGTGGTGTGATATATACATTATGCTTCCTTGCAAGACAAACAGGCGATGGCTCAATAACTGCATCCTGCTTCAGACTTACTGCCTAGAACTTTGTACGTGAACAATTAATGGTGTtgtactgatactttttcttttaatgtttattgtgttagtgtattcattgtaccttagtgttattgttatattaactactgaACAGGACTCTATACAAAATACCATACTTTATAGTAGATATACTGTAGACCATGTGTACAGTAAGTTTGAATGGTGTGAGTCGACCTGTCAAAAACAACAATCATTTACGAGTGTTACCTTAACTAATTAAGCTGTACTATAGAGATAGTGCCgtacatatattacaataatattcacTACAGTATTAGTGAGTATTGtaagataggaacaacagtgttttgttgttaatgcaatgtattatatgtacacataagtatgtacatgtactgtacacatactgaaatgtgttcattcgTTAACACAATACTCAAACTGTGAAACcatgtaaaaacaatattagacagTACAGTGGATTATTTGTGTGTTAGTTAACCGCTCATAGGTAAAATGCAGTGAAttggtaggttaggagttaacccacctTAGGGCAGCAAGTATTCGCGGATTTTCACTCCTTGTGCCAGTCTGTTACTTAAACCCCACGAATAAGGAGGGATAAAACAACCCTTTCTCGGCCCCCAGTCCTTagcagcagtggaacaactgcccaaggtggtgGGCAATTACGTCCCACTAAaaggggtgctaaaaatctctggattAGGGCTGGTCACTATTGGAAActaaaccttgcaacatacaatgtcaggaccttgtctagggaagaagatcttgctgttactagaagagatgaaagaaataaattgtgatataataggatttagtgaaattagaagaactggggaattttatataagaattaaaagagagccatatattttgcttcagaggacatgaaaggaacaaagaaaatggtgtgggttttctaattaataaaaaatgGCAGGTAACATAAAAGAATAGTACTAGTAACAGAAttacaggattaattatcaaactaaataggaATTATAAAAGGATCATTCAAATGAATACACCAAGATCCcatacagaaagaaaaaaatcgaaactttttatgaagatctggagatagctatgaaataacagactcaatttacatttgttttcggtaatttcaatgctaaagtatctCAAAGGTAAGgagaagaatcagcagtaggtaaagtTTTAGTAGGGCCAAGAAATGACAGATGATACATGCTCATAGAAtctgctgagaaaaaaaaaaaatcttgaaatcatgaacaccttttttttattaaaaggaactTAGGAAATAGACATGAAGAAGCCCAAatagagaaacaaaaaataaattattttattttcgttaattaatttaatttagataaagatgtaacagtgttaaccaggttaaagtcaagcgaccatagaatggtgagaagcaaaatttgtctagatttaaggagagaaagaaaaaaaactaattttaagaaagaaaacaaatactcCTGTagtaaaagaaaaatctgatgagtttagtttagcattaCAGAAAAGGTGGTtccagctatatgatgaaatggaagttaagaagaaattaacaattatttaacaaaatatgtattggaatcaggacaagagataggtggaaaagttcctaaacaagttcaaggaaaactatcagaaaaccctAAAACTTAGTAAAGAAcagattggaaatgaaggtaaaatccaaaaGAGGTGGAATAGAATTAGAAGAAGTCCAaaacaatataaaactaaaaatccaAGACATCCAGAAACACTTTCAGATAAAAACagaggaaatactaaagaaaggaagaagtatcaaattgatgaagaGAAGACATGGAAGAGGGaaccaacagatgtttgttttaaaggataaaagtgaaaatgttatcaaaatgagtgataaaaatagcagagaatttctatacaatgctatacaatagtgatataaaaaataacattgccaatagaaacaatgaaacacctgagccggtaccaaactggaaggaaaagtgaagaaagcattaaaaggcataaaaagaggtaaagcagcagaagatggcataacaattgatttaataatagatgtagaaaatttcattgtagtaaaactggctgaactgaattctctatacctacagcttggaaaaatgaatcattatactaattcactcaAAGAGAgccacaaaagacatgaaaaattattgCCCAGTAATTTTAATCTCTTTGATATATAAAATCttaac encodes the following:
- the LOC137656350 gene encoding uncharacterized protein, yielding MSIFDKVLVTDKINVSMDYMMPSDWLERWPHMADIELHSIPTDHEQVELVIRLEGSLEDKRFLTTLNNTTQHRDGKYMAKLPFKDSTLPDDMNMAIQRAQSLKRRLDNDEAYNTSYVAQMEKYTNKGYVERVPVSQLDRKNRHVWLMPHHSVRYPFKQKDRVVFDLKARHRRTSLNEHLMQGPDLTNRLTGILLLFREGQPDITADMQEMFHHVKVPVEDRDCLRYLWWPEGDTSKELQIFRMTPHVFSARSSPSVINFCLCKTAQDFGSKYNEEASNSIHRNFYIDNLLKAMDDEEECIEVTRDLINLCGDGGFRLNQWTSSSKRILAAIPEEERDDSVAVLGLIKDKLPTKQSLGIHWNMSIDVFTFRIILKDKSFN